A window of the Cytophagaceae bacterium genome harbors these coding sequences:
- a CDS encoding threonylcarbamoyl-AMP synthase, whose protein sequence is MTAKTGRNIYEAKSLLERGEVVAIPTETVYGLAGNALNPVAVSKIFYVKNRPTFDPLIIHVSDLDVINKYTRSFPEKFKKLAQFFTPGPLTFLLEKKEIIPDIVTSGLCRVAVRVPDHILTLELLKNLDFPLAAPSANPFGYVSPTSAGHVFDQLGDRIPYILDGGNCRVGLESTIIGQETGKTIIYRKGGLEIEKIEDILQEKVILKEHSSSNPQAPGMLERHYSPNKKIEILSSASQLNNDGNIGFLGFNLPQNEIDIKNQFILSKNGDLQEAARNLFEGLRWFDKTNLEKIFVELVPEHGLGLAINDRLKRAAAKS, encoded by the coding sequence ATGACAGCCAAAACAGGTAGAAATATTTATGAAGCCAAAAGCTTGCTCGAAAGAGGAGAAGTGGTAGCTATACCGACTGAAACAGTGTACGGTTTGGCTGGAAATGCTTTGAATCCTGTTGCAGTTTCAAAAATTTTCTATGTAAAAAACCGGCCAACTTTTGATCCATTAATCATTCATGTTTCAGATTTAGATGTCATAAATAAATACACCAGGTCTTTTCCTGAAAAATTTAAAAAACTTGCTCAATTTTTCACTCCGGGACCCCTTACTTTTTTGCTCGAAAAGAAAGAAATAATCCCTGACATAGTAACTAGTGGTCTTTGTAGGGTAGCGGTCAGAGTTCCTGATCATATTTTAACTCTGGAATTACTTAAAAACCTGGATTTTCCGCTGGCAGCTCCAAGTGCCAATCCGTTTGGATATGTTTCACCCACGTCGGCCGGCCATGTTTTTGACCAATTGGGAGACCGTATTCCTTATATTTTGGATGGTGGAAATTGCCGGGTTGGGCTCGAATCGACCATTATTGGCCAGGAAACAGGAAAAACAATAATATATAGAAAAGGAGGGCTCGAAATAGAGAAAATTGAGGATATTTTACAGGAAAAAGTAATTCTTAAAGAACATTCTAGTTCAAATCCGCAGGCTCCCGGAATGCTGGAAAGGCATTATTCTCCCAACAAAAAAATTGAAATATTATCTTCGGCATCGCAGCTCAATAATGATGGAAATATTGGTTTTTTAGGTTTTAATTTACCACAAAACGAAATTGATATTAAAAATCAATTTATTCTAAGCAAAAATGGCGACCTGCAAGAGGCCGCCAGAAATCTGTTTGAAGGTCTGAGATGGTTTGATAAAACCAATCTGGAAAAGATTTTTGTGGAATTAGTACCCGAGCATGGTCTTGGACTTGCCATTAATGACCGGCTAAAGCGGGCAGCAGCCAAGTCTTAA
- the truA gene encoding tRNA pseudouridine(38-40) synthase TruA, translating to MKYFLEISYLGKNYCGWQIQPNAITIQEELEKAFFLVFSEKITINGSSRTDTGVHSRQQFAHFQTEKEIENPELLVNRLNKILPQDISIKNIYYLSEDAHSRFDAVSRKYIYRIIHKKDPFYNDIAALIFKKPDLELLNKCCEILKKHTDFEAFSKVKTDVKTFDCQILEAFWIYNEDILELHIKANRFLRGMVRAIVGTQLLVGFGKISLEDFERIILSKKRENAGMAAKALGLTLEMVNYPEGYFQNDMIIRKIIAKDIEKVKSLFTEYQEYLGISLCFQDFQKELDELPGKYAEPEGSIWIAEKSGVEIGCVALRKIEEGVCEMKRLYVKPEFHGLGIGRKLIEICLSEAKLKGYQKMKLDTLKRLEIAVNSYQKFGFELTQPYNYNPEEDILYFEKEL from the coding sequence ATGAAGTACTTTCTGGAAATTTCTTATCTCGGAAAAAACTATTGTGGCTGGCAGATTCAGCCCAATGCTATTACGATTCAGGAAGAACTTGAAAAGGCTTTTTTTTTAGTTTTTTCAGAAAAAATTACAATAAACGGAAGTTCCAGGACCGATACCGGCGTTCATTCAAGACAACAATTTGCACATTTTCAAACTGAAAAAGAAATTGAAAACCCTGAACTTTTAGTCAATCGCTTAAATAAGATTTTACCACAAGATATTTCCATAAAAAATATTTACTATCTTTCTGAAGACGCTCACTCCAGATTTGATGCGGTTTCAAGAAAATATATTTATAGGATAATCCACAAAAAAGACCCTTTTTATAATGACATCGCGGCATTAATCTTTAAGAAACCTGACCTGGAATTACTAAATAAATGCTGTGAAATTTTAAAAAAACATACTGATTTTGAAGCTTTTAGCAAGGTAAAAACCGATGTAAAAACTTTTGATTGCCAAATATTAGAGGCTTTCTGGATATATAATGAAGATATTTTGGAACTTCATATCAAGGCCAACCGGTTTTTAAGAGGAATGGTGAGAGCAATTGTTGGGACTCAGTTATTGGTGGGTTTTGGAAAAATTAGTCTTGAAGATTTTGAGAGGATTATTTTATCAAAAAAACGGGAGAATGCAGGAATGGCTGCAAAAGCATTGGGATTGACCCTTGAAATGGTAAATTATCCCGAAGGATATTTTCAAAATGACATGATAATTAGAAAAATTATAGCTAAAGATATAGAAAAAGTAAAAAGCCTTTTCACTGAATATCAGGAATATCTGGGTATTTCGCTTTGTTTTCAGGACTTTCAGAAGGAACTGGACGAGCTACCAGGCAAATATGCTGAACCGGAAGGTAGTATTTGGATCGCCGAAAAATCGGGAGTTGAAATTGGATGTGTGGCATTGAGAAAAATTGAGGAAGGGGTTTGTGAAATGAAAAGATTATATGTAAAACCTGAATTTCATGGCCTGGGAATCGGAAGAAAACTTATTGAAATTTGTTTGTCAGAAGCAAAATTAAAAGGTTATCAAAAAATGAAACTGGATACACTCAAAAGGCTTGAAATTGCTGTTAATTCATACCAAAAATTTGGCTTTGAACTAACTCAACCCTATAATTATAATCCCGAAGAAGATATTTTGTATTTTGAAAAAGAACTATGA
- a CDS encoding nucleoside permease: MKLTVRIQLIVMMFLMFFTWGAWYGQMGKYLFTALNATGDQIGRAYTTFSIASIVAPFFVGMIADRYFSAQKVMGVLNLIGAGILYLLIQTKDPDLFFWYILAYTLTFAPNLALSNSIAMNQMKDPGKEFPFIRVFGTISWIVVTNIVGFYALGDKVDIFKISMITSVVWAIFSFTLPDTPPKSTGETSLSKILGVDAFVLFKDKSFLVFFISSVLISIPLAFYYAHANLSLTESNLSNVENKMSFGQMSEVLFMLLIPFALQKFGIKKMLIVGLIAWIIRFIAFGYGDGISSQWILIIGILLHGVCYDFFFVTGQIYTDNKAGEKIKSSAQGLITLATYGIGMGIGSLLSGKVLDAYTTIQNGVTIHNWTAVWWVPAYIAMVVMLLFILFFRDNTQKVQN, encoded by the coding sequence ATGAAATTAACAGTCAGAATTCAACTCATCGTCATGATGTTCCTTATGTTTTTTACCTGGGGTGCCTGGTATGGTCAGATGGGCAAATATCTTTTTACCGCACTAAATGCCACCGGGGATCAGATTGGACGGGCTTATACCACTTTTTCAATTGCCTCTATCGTTGCCCCGTTTTTTGTTGGAATGATTGCTGACAGATACTTTTCAGCACAAAAAGTGATGGGTGTTCTTAATTTAATTGGTGCTGGAATTTTGTATTTGCTCATTCAAACCAAAGACCCCGATTTATTTTTCTGGTATATTCTGGCTTACACTTTAACATTTGCTCCAAATCTTGCTCTCTCCAATTCGATTGCAATGAATCAAATGAAAGACCCTGGTAAAGAATTTCCATTTATCAGAGTTTTTGGAACAATTTCCTGGATTGTAGTCACCAATATCGTGGGATTTTATGCTTTAGGTGACAAAGTTGATATCTTTAAAATTTCCATGATTACCTCTGTAGTTTGGGCCATTTTCTCGTTTACTTTGCCTGATACCCCACCAAAATCCACCGGAGAAACTTCACTCTCCAAGATTTTAGGTGTAGATGCTTTTGTCTTATTTAAGGATAAATCTTTTTTGGTGTTTTTCATTTCTTCAGTTTTAATTAGTATTCCTTTGGCATTCTATTATGCTCATGCCAATCTGTCACTCACTGAATCAAATCTAAGCAACGTTGAAAACAAAATGTCATTTGGGCAAATGTCTGAAGTGTTGTTTATGTTATTAATTCCTTTTGCTTTGCAAAAATTTGGAATTAAAAAGATGTTGATTGTCGGTTTAATCGCATGGATAATCAGATTTATAGCATTTGGTTATGGGGATGGAATTTCCAGTCAATGGATATTAATTATTGGAATTTTACTTCATGGGGTATGTTATGATTTCTTCTTCGTGACCGGACAGATTTATACCGACAATAAAGCAGGTGAAAAGATAAAAAGTTCGGCTCAGGGATTAATTACACTCGCCACATACGGCATTGGAATGGGTATTGGTTCATTATTATCAGGAAAGGTTTTGGATGCTTATACTACTATTCAAAATGGGGTTACAATTCATAACTGGACAGCAGTTTGGTGGGTACCGGCCTACATAGCGATGGTTGTTATGTTATTATTTATTTTGTTTTTTAGAGATAATACTCAAAAAGTTCAGAATTAA